The Actinomyces sp. oral taxon 414 genome has a segment encoding these proteins:
- a CDS encoding ribonuclease H family protein, with product MTIIAAADGSALGNPGPAGWAWYVDEDCWAAGGWPESTNNRGELTAVLELLRATADAGEDLLIQADSQYVINSLTKWMKGWKRRGWRKADGKPVLNADLMRELDEVLRGRAVRFEWVRGHVGHPLNEAADARARAAATAYQRGAAVPAGPGWTRAGAAASGPTPLDPAAGAAPNPRAEPAPPVLF from the coding sequence ATGACGATTATCGCGGCGGCGGACGGGTCCGCTCTGGGCAACCCCGGGCCCGCGGGCTGGGCGTGGTACGTGGACGAGGACTGCTGGGCGGCCGGGGGCTGGCCCGAGTCCACCAACAACCGCGGCGAGCTCACCGCCGTCCTGGAGTTGCTGCGGGCGACGGCGGACGCCGGTGAGGATCTGCTCATCCAGGCCGACTCCCAGTACGTCATCAACTCCCTGACCAAGTGGATGAAGGGCTGGAAGCGGCGCGGCTGGCGCAAGGCCGACGGCAAGCCGGTGCTCAACGCCGACCTCATGAGGGAGCTCGACGAGGTGCTGCGGGGCAGGGCGGTGCGCTTCGAATGGGTGCGCGGTCACGTCGGCCACCCCCTCAACGAGGCCGCGGACGCGCGCGCCCGGGCGGCGGCCACCGCCTACCAGCGGGGCGCGGCGGTGCCCGCGGGCCCGGGGTGGACCCGCGCGGGCGCGGCGGCATCGGGTCCGACGCCGCTGGACCCGGCGGCGGGCGCGGCGCCGAACCCGCGCGCCGAGCCGGCCCCGCCGGTCCTCTTCTGA
- a CDS encoding acetate/propionate family kinase — protein MTTRTVLVINSGSSSIKYQLVDPDSGASLASGLVERIGEETGAITHKHDGEKFELSEPVPDHGFGLAEVLRIFAEQGPDLDEANIVAVGHRVVQGGHYFSGPALVDDDVVAKIEELVPLGPLHNPAHLKGIEVARRLLPDVPHVTVFDTAFFQNLPEEAARYGLNREIADRYSIRRYGAHGTSHHFVSGEVSSLLGRDDLKQIVLHLGNGASASAVVAGRAVETSMGLTPLEGLVMGGRTGDIDPAAVFHLARVAKMSIDEIDRLFNRESGMKGLAGDNDMREVWKRIDAGEQEARDAMDIYLHRLVKYVGAYTAVMGGLDVLTFTAGIGENDSRVRAELCGRLAHMGIRFDAEANAVRAREPLTISTPESSVTVMVVPTNEELSIARQALTLI, from the coding sequence ATGACCACCCGCACCGTCCTCGTCATCAACTCCGGCTCCTCCTCCATCAAGTACCAGCTGGTCGACCCCGACTCCGGCGCCTCCCTGGCCTCCGGGCTCGTCGAGCGCATCGGGGAGGAGACGGGCGCCATCACCCACAAGCACGACGGCGAGAAGTTCGAGCTCTCCGAGCCGGTCCCCGACCACGGCTTCGGCCTGGCCGAGGTCCTGCGGATCTTCGCCGAGCAGGGCCCCGACCTCGACGAGGCCAATATCGTGGCCGTCGGCCACCGCGTCGTCCAGGGCGGGCACTACTTCTCCGGCCCCGCCCTCGTCGACGACGACGTCGTGGCCAAGATCGAGGAGCTCGTGCCGCTGGGCCCGCTGCACAACCCGGCCCACCTCAAGGGCATCGAAGTGGCCCGCCGACTGCTCCCCGACGTCCCTCACGTCACCGTCTTCGACACCGCCTTCTTCCAGAACCTGCCCGAGGAGGCGGCCCGCTACGGCCTCAATCGCGAGATCGCCGATAGGTACTCGATCCGCCGCTACGGCGCCCACGGCACGAGCCACCACTTCGTGTCCGGCGAGGTCTCGTCGTTGCTCGGACGCGACGACCTCAAGCAGATCGTCCTGCACCTGGGCAATGGCGCGTCCGCCTCCGCCGTCGTGGCCGGGCGCGCCGTCGAGACCTCCATGGGCCTGACCCCGCTGGAGGGACTGGTCATGGGCGGGCGCACCGGGGACATCGACCCGGCCGCCGTCTTCCACCTGGCCCGGGTGGCGAAGATGAGCATCGACGAGATCGACCGCCTGTTCAACCGCGAGTCGGGCATGAAGGGCCTGGCGGGGGACAACGACATGCGCGAGGTGTGGAAGCGCATCGACGCCGGCGAGCAGGAGGCCCGCGACGCCATGGACATCTACCTCCACCGCCTGGTCAAGTACGTCGGCGCCTACACCGCCGTCATGGGCGGCCTGGACGTCCTGACCTTCACCGCCGGCATCGGCGAGAACGACTCCCGGGTGCGCGCCGAGCTGTGCGGGCGCCTGGCCCATATGGGGATCCGCTTCGACGCCGAGGCCAACGCCGTGCGCGCCCGCGAGCCCCTGACCATCTCGACGCCCGAGTCCTCCGTGACCGTCATGGTCGTGCCCACCAATGAGGAGCTGTCCATCGCCCGGCAGGCGCTCACCCTCATCTGA
- the pta gene encoding phosphate acetyltransferase, translating into MARSIYIASPSAGAGKSTVALGLIVCLTKVVAKVGVFRPFVDSRDEDPFLNLLLARSGSATPAAQCVGVTWDEYHAAPEESLSRIVDAYRAVARDHDVVIIDGSDFTDVAGTPELDLNARVAANIGVPVLLVVSGRDASEDVRASVEVSVAEIAENHARTVAVIANRCPAATRGEVAAALSGIEGLTVTTLPEVPLLSAPSVREIADAVKGTLIAGDGALLEREAEGVLVAAMDVSHVLERLAEGQVVIVPADRSAVIISLAAAHASTGFPNLAGLVLNGGFQVAPHVLKLIRGLEQPLPVITSPLDTFAAASVAGSLRGKLGGASEHKLDVAVTTFEQETDLGALLATLEVEPSDVVTPIMFQAELVEHARAVRKTIVLPESDDDRILRAADAIMRRGIADIVLLGDETAVRDRAAELGLNISAARVVSTSDPALSEKYAAEFARLRAKKGVTLEQARERIQDVSYFGTMMVHMGDADGMVSGAAHTTAHTIVPSFQIIKTRPGTSIVSSVFLMLLEDRVLVYGDCAVNPDPTAEQLADIAISSAATARQFGVEPRVAMLSFSTGTSGKGADVDKVRRATELVRAKAPELAVEGPIQYDAAIDPIVAAKKAPDSRVAGRANVFIFPDLSSGNIGYKAVQRSSGAVAVGPVLQGLNKPVNDLSRGALVEDIINTVAITAVQAQG; encoded by the coding sequence GTGGCGCGCAGCATCTACATCGCCTCACCCAGTGCCGGAGCCGGCAAGTCGACCGTGGCCCTGGGCCTGATCGTCTGCCTCACGAAAGTGGTCGCGAAGGTGGGCGTGTTCCGCCCCTTCGTCGACTCGCGCGACGAGGACCCCTTCCTCAACCTCCTGCTGGCCCGTTCGGGGTCGGCCACGCCGGCCGCCCAGTGCGTCGGCGTGACCTGGGACGAGTACCACGCCGCCCCCGAGGAGTCCCTGTCGCGCATCGTCGACGCCTACCGGGCCGTGGCCCGCGACCACGACGTGGTCATTATCGACGGTTCGGACTTCACCGACGTCGCGGGCACCCCCGAGCTGGACCTCAATGCGCGCGTGGCCGCCAATATCGGCGTGCCGGTGCTGCTGGTCGTCTCCGGCCGGGATGCCTCCGAGGACGTGCGCGCCAGCGTCGAGGTCTCCGTGGCCGAGATCGCCGAGAACCACGCCCGCACCGTGGCCGTCATCGCCAACAGGTGCCCCGCGGCCACCCGCGGGGAGGTGGCCGCCGCCCTGTCCGGGATCGAGGGCCTGACCGTGACCACCCTGCCCGAGGTCCCGCTGCTGTCGGCGCCCAGCGTGCGCGAGATCGCCGACGCCGTCAAGGGCACCCTCATCGCCGGCGACGGGGCCCTCCTCGAACGCGAGGCGGAGGGCGTGCTCGTGGCCGCCATGGACGTCTCCCACGTCCTGGAGCGCCTGGCCGAGGGCCAGGTCGTCATCGTCCCCGCCGACCGCTCCGCCGTCATTATCTCCCTGGCCGCCGCCCACGCCTCGACCGGCTTCCCCAACCTGGCCGGGCTCGTGCTCAACGGCGGCTTCCAGGTCGCCCCGCACGTCCTCAAGCTCATCCGCGGCCTGGAGCAGCCCCTGCCGGTCATCACCTCGCCGCTGGACACTTTCGCGGCCGCCTCGGTGGCCGGATCGCTGCGCGGCAAGCTCGGCGGGGCCTCCGAGCACAAGCTCGACGTCGCCGTGACCACCTTCGAGCAGGAGACGGACCTGGGGGCCCTCTTGGCGACCCTGGAGGTCGAGCCCAGCGACGTGGTCACCCCCATCATGTTCCAGGCCGAGCTCGTCGAGCACGCCCGCGCCGTCCGCAAGACGATCGTGCTGCCCGAGTCCGACGACGACCGCATCCTGCGCGCGGCCGACGCCATCATGCGCCGGGGCATCGCCGACATCGTCCTGCTGGGCGACGAGACGGCCGTGCGCGACCGCGCCGCCGAGCTGGGCCTGAACATCTCCGCGGCCCGCGTCGTGTCCACCTCCGACCCCGCCCTGAGCGAGAAGTACGCCGCCGAGTTCGCCCGCCTGCGCGCCAAGAAGGGCGTCACCCTGGAGCAGGCCCGCGAGAGGATCCAGGACGTGTCCTACTTCGGCACCATGATGGTGCACATGGGCGACGCCGACGGCATGGTCTCGGGCGCGGCCCACACCACCGCCCACACGATCGTGCCCTCCTTCCAGATCATTAAGACCAGGCCGGGCACCTCGATCGTCTCCTCCGTCTTCCTCATGCTCCTGGAGGACCGGGTCCTGGTCTACGGCGACTGCGCCGTCAACCCCGACCCCACCGCCGAACAGCTGGCCGACATCGCCATCTCCAGCGCCGCCACCGCCCGCCAGTTCGGCGTCGAGCCGCGCGTGGCCATGCTGTCCTTCTCCACCGGCACCTCGGGCAAGGGCGCGGACGTGGACAAGGTCCGCCGGGCCACCGAGCTGGTGCGCGCCAAGGCGCCCGAGCTCGCCGTCGAGGGCCCCATCCAGTACGACGCCGCCATCGACCCGATTGTCGCCGCCAAGAAGGCCCCCGACTCGCGCGTGGCCGGGCGGGCCAACGTCTTCATCTTCCCGGACCTGTCCAGCGGCAATATCGGCTACAAGGCGGTGCAGCGCTCCTCGGGCGCCGTCGCCGTGGGCCCGGTCCTCCAGGGCCTGAACAAGCCGGTCAACGATCTGTCCCGCGGGGCGCTGGTGGAGGACATTATCAACACCGTCGCCATCACCGCCGTCCAGGCGCAGGGCTGA
- a CDS encoding MFS transporter, with protein sequence MSQGVTTSLRELTREELNEAVARTPASGKHRGVVAIAAVATLGSLLFGYDTGVISGALPYMYMPFAAKGLQLTALEEGAIGGTLLVGAALGALLGGLMSDRWGRRHNITVLAALFFIGAIGTTIAPNVWVMYPFRVVLGFAVGAASATVPVYLAETAPKRIRGSIVAIDQLMIVTGQLLAFSMNAIINSLQGGPKITIANDPSGCFSPGTYVFDEISGLQASKGGPMSGADYHAFLDQLSISAGNGQAWRYMLVLCSIPAVALWIGIRLMPESSRWYLAKERLYDAIGSLKRVRVPEKDGPIEDEIMEMVEARQREKEEESQRQGFGHVMATPWLRKLLLVGIFLAIVNQTTGVNTVMYYAPKVLEYAGMSTSASITAQVANGVMSVVGSSLGIWLILKFRRRQVLIADVIGVGITLLGIAATFQFFIAPHMADHTTPPAWAAHLILGLMAAFMLIVQSSNGTIVWTMMGEIFPANVRGIMNGTAIFCMWTANAIITWTFPRMMETLGGGTTYTIYGTLNLVIAVILFKIMPETKDKSLEEIEVEMERRYS encoded by the coding sequence ATGTCACAGGGAGTCACAACGTCCCTGCGCGAGCTCACCAGGGAAGAGCTCAATGAGGCGGTGGCCAGGACCCCGGCCTCGGGCAAGCACCGGGGCGTCGTCGCCATCGCCGCCGTGGCCACGCTCGGCTCACTGCTCTTCGGCTATGACACCGGCGTCATCTCCGGCGCCCTGCCGTACATGTACATGCCCTTCGCCGCCAAGGGCCTCCAGCTGACCGCGCTCGAGGAGGGGGCCATTGGCGGCACCCTCCTGGTCGGGGCCGCCCTGGGCGCGCTGCTGGGCGGGCTCATGTCGGACCGCTGGGGCCGGCGCCACAACATCACGGTCCTGGCCGCCCTGTTCTTCATCGGCGCGATCGGAACCACCATCGCCCCCAATGTGTGGGTCATGTACCCCTTCCGCGTCGTCCTGGGCTTCGCCGTCGGAGCTGCCTCCGCCACCGTCCCCGTCTACCTGGCGGAGACGGCGCCCAAGCGCATCCGCGGCTCCATCGTGGCCATCGACCAGCTCATGATCGTCACCGGCCAGCTGCTCGCCTTCTCAATGAACGCCATTATCAACTCCCTCCAGGGCGGCCCGAAGATCACCATCGCCAACGACCCCAGCGGATGCTTCTCGCCGGGCACCTACGTCTTCGACGAGATCAGCGGGCTCCAGGCCTCCAAGGGCGGCCCGATGAGCGGGGCCGACTACCACGCCTTCCTCGACCAGCTGAGCATTAGCGCCGGCAACGGCCAGGCCTGGCGCTACATGCTCGTCCTGTGCTCCATCCCGGCCGTGGCCCTGTGGATCGGCATCCGCCTCATGCCCGAGTCCTCGCGCTGGTACCTGGCCAAGGAGCGCCTCTACGACGCCATCGGCTCCCTCAAGCGCGTGCGCGTGCCCGAGAAGGACGGCCCCATCGAGGACGAGATCATGGAGATGGTCGAGGCCCGCCAGCGCGAGAAGGAGGAGGAGTCCCAGCGCCAGGGCTTCGGCCACGTCATGGCCACGCCCTGGCTGCGCAAGCTGCTCCTGGTCGGCATCTTCCTGGCCATCGTCAACCAGACCACCGGCGTCAACACCGTCATGTACTACGCCCCCAAGGTGCTGGAGTACGCCGGCATGTCCACCTCGGCCTCCATCACCGCGCAGGTGGCCAACGGCGTCATGTCGGTGGTCGGCTCGTCCCTGGGCATCTGGCTCATCCTGAAGTTCCGCCGCCGCCAGGTGCTCATCGCCGACGTCATCGGCGTGGGCATCACCCTGCTGGGCATCGCCGCAACCTTCCAGTTCTTCATCGCCCCGCACATGGCCGACCACACCACCCCGCCCGCCTGGGCCGCCCACCTCATCCTGGGCCTCATGGCCGCCTTCATGCTCATTGTGCAGTCCTCCAACGGCACGATCGTGTGGACGATGATGGGCGAGATCTTCCCGGCCAACGTCCGCGGCATCATGAACGGCACGGCGATCTTCTGCATGTGGACCGCCAACGCCATCATCACCTGGACCTTCCCGCGCATGATGGAGACCCTGGGCGGCGGCACCACCTACACCATCTACGGCACGCTCAACCTGGTCATCGCCGTCATCCTGTTCAAGATCATGCCGGAGACCAAGGACAAGTCCCTGGAGGAGATCGAGGTCGAGATGGAAAGGCGCTACTCCTGA
- a CDS encoding GntR family transcriptional regulator yields the protein MPATPFRPDIPIDRTSGTPLYSQIAQALAALILDGALEPGTRLEDEVSMARRLEVSRPTARQALQRLVDRGLISRRRGAGTVVTSPHVRRPMELSSLFSDLTRNGHEVSTTIIEYSMHPADEEEAEHLGVEPGAGVTRIRRLRRADGEPIALMDNLLPAAIAPSYEDLEREGLYNLLRARGAVPATAVQCVGARNATAAEAEALGEKRRAALLTVTRTAYDASGAVIEHGAHLYRASRYSFETKLFSA from the coding sequence ATGCCCGCCACACCGTTCCGGCCCGACATCCCCATCGATCGCACGAGTGGGACCCCCCTCTACAGCCAGATCGCGCAGGCCCTGGCGGCCCTCATCCTCGACGGCGCGCTGGAGCCCGGGACCCGGCTCGAGGACGAGGTCTCCATGGCCCGGCGCCTGGAGGTGTCGCGCCCGACCGCCCGGCAGGCGCTCCAGCGCCTGGTCGATCGCGGCCTCATCTCGCGGCGGCGCGGGGCGGGGACCGTGGTCACCTCCCCCCACGTGCGCAGGCCCATGGAGCTGTCGAGCCTCTTCTCGGACCTGACCAGGAACGGGCACGAGGTGTCCACGACGATCATCGAGTACTCCATGCACCCGGCCGACGAGGAGGAGGCCGAGCACCTGGGCGTCGAGCCGGGCGCCGGCGTGACGAGGATCCGGCGCCTGCGCCGCGCCGACGGCGAGCCGATCGCCCTCATGGACAACCTCCTGCCGGCGGCGATCGCCCCCTCCTACGAGGATCTGGAGCGGGAGGGGCTCTACAACCTGCTGCGCGCGCGGGGCGCGGTGCCGGCCACCGCCGTCCAGTGCGTCGGCGCGCGCAACGCGACGGCCGCCGAGGCCGAGGCCCTCGGCGAGAAGCGCCGGGCGGCCCTGCTGACCGTCACCCGCACCGCCTACGACGCCTCGGGGGCCGTCATCGAGCACGGCGCACACCTCTACCGGGCCTCGCGGTACTCCTTCGAGACCAAGCTGTTCAGCGCGTAG
- the guaA gene encoding glutamine-hydrolyzing GMP synthase, translating into MTTTPTSPAPEAREGGPAGPVLVVDFGAQYAQLIARRVREARVYSEIVPHTMTAKAMLATRPAAIILSGGPASVYAEGAPGMDPAVFDAGVPVLGICYGFQVMARALGGVVGRTGTREYGRTGAEVDTASRLFAGTPARQTVWMSHGDAVQTAPAGFAVTASTDQTPVAAFEDRSRRLFGLQWHPEVLHSEYGRAVLANFLHDGAGIAPTWTPGSIIDEQVAAIRERVGEAHVICGLSGGVDSSVAAALVHRAIGDRLTCIFVDHGLLRAGEREQVERDYAEGMGVRVIAVDESERFLTALAGVRDPETKRKIIGREFIRSFEAAQRRVVEEVGAAGGEIRFLVQGTLYPDVVESGGGQGAANIKSHHNVGGLPEDLDFELIEPLRALFKDEVRAIGRELGVPEGIVERQPFPGPGLGIRIIGEVTAENLRILRAADAIAREELSAAGLDEEIWQCPVVLLADVRSVGVQGDGRTYGHPVVLRPVSSEDAMTADWTRLPHEVLARISTRITNAVPEVNRVVLDCTSKPPATIEWE; encoded by the coding sequence GTGACGACCACCCCGACCAGTCCCGCCCCCGAAGCGCGTGAGGGCGGGCCCGCCGGCCCGGTCCTCGTCGTCGACTTCGGCGCCCAGTACGCCCAGCTCATCGCCCGCCGCGTGCGCGAGGCCCGCGTCTACTCCGAGATCGTCCCGCACACCATGACGGCAAAGGCCATGCTCGCCACCCGCCCCGCCGCCATCATCCTCTCCGGCGGGCCGGCGTCGGTCTACGCCGAGGGCGCCCCCGGCATGGATCCGGCCGTCTTCGACGCCGGGGTGCCGGTGCTGGGCATCTGCTACGGCTTCCAGGTCATGGCCCGGGCACTGGGCGGCGTGGTCGGGCGCACCGGCACCCGCGAGTACGGGCGCACCGGGGCCGAGGTCGACACCGCCTCCCGCCTGTTCGCCGGAACGCCCGCGCGGCAGACCGTGTGGATGAGCCACGGCGACGCCGTCCAGACCGCGCCGGCGGGCTTCGCCGTCACCGCCTCCACGGACCAGACCCCCGTCGCCGCCTTCGAGGACCGCTCGCGCCGCCTGTTCGGCCTCCAGTGGCATCCCGAGGTCCTCCACTCCGAGTACGGGCGGGCCGTCCTGGCCAACTTCCTGCACGACGGCGCCGGCATCGCGCCGACGTGGACCCCCGGCTCCATTATCGACGAGCAGGTTGCCGCCATCCGCGAGCGGGTGGGCGAGGCCCACGTCATCTGCGGCCTGTCCGGCGGCGTCGACTCCTCCGTGGCCGCGGCCCTGGTCCACCGGGCGATCGGCGATCGGCTCACCTGCATCTTCGTCGACCACGGCCTGCTGCGCGCCGGGGAGCGGGAGCAGGTCGAGCGCGACTACGCCGAGGGCATGGGCGTGCGCGTCATCGCCGTCGACGAGTCCGAGCGGTTCCTGACGGCGCTGGCGGGGGTGCGGGACCCGGAGACCAAGCGCAAGATCATTGGCCGGGAGTTCATCCGCTCCTTCGAGGCGGCCCAGCGGCGCGTGGTGGAGGAGGTCGGGGCCGCCGGCGGCGAGATCCGCTTCCTGGTCCAGGGCACTCTCTACCCCGACGTCGTCGAGTCCGGCGGCGGGCAGGGCGCGGCCAATATTAAGAGTCACCACAATGTGGGCGGGCTGCCCGAGGACCTGGACTTCGAGCTCATTGAGCCGCTGCGCGCCCTGTTCAAGGACGAGGTGCGCGCCATCGGCCGCGAGCTGGGCGTGCCGGAGGGGATTGTGGAGCGTCAGCCCTTCCCCGGGCCGGGCCTGGGCATCCGCATTATCGGGGAGGTGACGGCGGAGAACCTGCGCATTCTGCGGGCGGCCGACGCCATCGCCCGCGAGGAGCTGAGCGCGGCCGGCCTGGATGAGGAGATCTGGCAGTGCCCGGTGGTGCTGCTGGCCGATGTGCGGAGCGTGGGCGTGCAGGGCGACGGGCGCACCTACGGCCACCCGGTGGTGCTGCGGCCGGTGTCCAGCGAGGACGCCATGACGGCGGACTGGACGCGCCTGCCCCACGAGGTGCTGGCGCGCATCTCCACGCGCATCACCAACGCCGTGCCCGAGGTCAACCGGGTGGTGCTGGACTGCACCTCCAAGCCCCCCGCCACCATCGAGTGGGAGTGA
- a CDS encoding DUF2974 domain-containing protein: protein MSAESPGAGAAEPGRPAARAGNMLDYARRELETFSRRGLCAVDSLILSWMAYLRVPADADGVVSAIRGWDGVRLADLYRAEYFGDYFAGMWSEEEGLRLLAAAAASPRLRDVRVVGHVESTDVRAEKQFAAVTFRLTDDLSYVAFRGTDSTLVGWKEDFNLSFRCPVPSQVEAARYLADVAGRVDGELVVGGHSKGGNLAVYAAASVPADVGERVTRVFSHDGPGFLPEFLATGGFAKVAPRIDKTLPQSSLVGMLLEQQEGFRVVKSNRLLIWQHDPFSWRVDGRDFVYLDDLAPDARYLDAAISAWLSSRTNEERERFIDTLYSVLEASRASTTRELKADWRRNIPTAARAFADLDPETKDFMRRTATALLRLGVRSVPELLPGGAAGRDAPDGEATL from the coding sequence GTGAGCGCCGAGTCGCCCGGAGCGGGGGCCGCGGAGCCGGGGCGGCCGGCGGCGCGCGCGGGCAATATGCTGGACTACGCGCGCCGGGAGCTTGAGACGTTCTCCCGGCGCGGGCTGTGCGCGGTGGACAGCCTGATCCTGTCCTGGATGGCCTACCTGCGGGTCCCTGCGGATGCGGACGGGGTTGTGTCCGCGATCCGCGGGTGGGACGGGGTGCGTCTGGCGGACCTGTACCGGGCCGAGTACTTCGGGGACTACTTCGCGGGCATGTGGAGCGAGGAGGAGGGCCTGCGGCTGCTGGCCGCCGCGGCCGCCAGCCCGCGGCTGCGCGACGTGCGCGTCGTCGGCCACGTCGAGTCCACGGACGTGCGGGCCGAGAAGCAGTTCGCCGCCGTGACGTTCCGGCTGACCGACGACCTGTCCTACGTGGCGTTCCGGGGCACGGACTCCACGCTGGTGGGCTGGAAGGAGGACTTCAACCTGTCCTTCCGCTGCCCCGTGCCCTCCCAGGTCGAGGCGGCCCGCTACCTGGCCGACGTCGCGGGCCGCGTGGATGGCGAGCTCGTCGTCGGGGGCCACTCCAAGGGCGGCAATCTCGCCGTTTACGCGGCGGCGAGCGTCCCGGCCGACGTCGGTGAGCGCGTCACCAGGGTCTTCTCCCACGACGGCCCGGGCTTCCTCCCCGAGTTCCTGGCCACCGGGGGGTTTGCGAAGGTGGCGCCGCGGATCGACAAGACCCTGCCCCAGTCCTCCCTCGTGGGGATGCTTCTGGAGCAGCAGGAGGGGTTCCGTGTGGTGAAGAGCAACCGTCTGCTCATCTGGCAGCACGACCCGTTCTCCTGGCGGGTCGACGGGCGCGACTTCGTCTACCTGGACGACCTGGCGCCCGACGCCCGCTACCTCGACGCCGCCATTAGCGCCTGGCTGAGCAGTCGCACGAACGAGGAGCGGGAGCGGTTCATCGACACCCTGTACTCGGTGCTGGAGGCGAGCCGGGCGAGCACCACGCGCGAGCTCAAGGCCGATTGGCGCCGCAATATCCCCACTGCCGCGCGGGCGTTCGCGGACTTGGACCCCGAGACGAAGGACTTCATGCGCCGGACGGCGACGGCGCTGCTCCGGCTGGGCGTCAGGAGCGTCCCCGAGCTGCTGCCGGGCGGGGCGGCGGGCCGGGACGCGCCGGACGGCGAGGCCACCCTGTGA
- a CDS encoding ATP-binding protein has translation MPRLMDASVSWDAFYTGYVRTYLERDVRDLIRVKDEEGFYRFLVACAARTGRLVNRSDLARDAGVDAKTAQGWLSVLQASGAVRLLRPLWSDAVKRLTKAPKLYFMDTGLACHLLGWNTAQTLRRGAMAGHMFETFVVGEVVKSHLNAGGDARNVRFYRDARKREIDLVIQEGRVLHPVEIKTAATVDRKVAAGFSVLDDVGDYDVGAGAVICQTREPYPLTAGVEAVPVWAI, from the coding sequence ATGCCCCGGCTCATGGACGCCTCGGTGTCCTGGGACGCCTTCTACACGGGATACGTGCGCACCTATCTCGAACGGGACGTGCGCGATCTCATCCGGGTCAAGGACGAGGAGGGCTTCTACCGCTTCCTCGTGGCCTGCGCCGCGCGCACGGGCCGGCTCGTCAACCGCAGTGATCTGGCCCGCGACGCCGGGGTCGACGCCAAGACGGCGCAGGGCTGGCTGTCGGTTCTGCAGGCCTCCGGCGCGGTGCGGCTGCTGCGCCCGCTGTGGTCCGACGCCGTCAAGCGCCTGACCAAGGCGCCCAAGCTCTACTTCATGGATACGGGACTGGCCTGCCACCTGCTGGGGTGGAACACGGCGCAGACCCTGCGCAGGGGGGCGATGGCGGGCCACATGTTCGAGACCTTCGTCGTCGGCGAGGTCGTCAAATCGCATCTCAATGCCGGCGGCGACGCCAGGAACGTGCGCTTCTACCGGGATGCCCGCAAGCGGGAGATCGACCTGGTCATCCAGGAGGGGCGCGTGCTGCATCCCGTCGAGATCAAGACGGCGGCGACGGTGGACCGCAAGGTCGCGGCCGGATTCTCCGTCCTCGACGACGTGGGCGACTACGACGTCGGCGCGGGCGCCGTCATCTGCCAGACCCGGGAGCCCTACCCCCTGACGGCCGGGGTGGAGGCGGTCCCGGTCTGGGCGATCTGA
- a CDS encoding alpha/beta hydrolase: MSTTSRTLKVVGGAALVAGAFTVFSRLRYRRSAMATLSEYAVLPTKALRSRMPVTEWIARVAGGPEPRRALSFPFWSRSHYDVERRDDEGMPVYYVRPYAPSDTVVVYLHGGGYITTASLGQSLLIDNLARRTGADFVVPLYPLAPHHTWQEAHRLVLDLCARILSDNADKRVILMGDSAGGGLALVIALSLAERGVRQPDELILLSPWVDITHTNPDIAHYADVDPLMDPGPLTAVGESWAGGTPSSDWHLSPINGDLSALRRVTTFVGSREIFLPDNALLHDRLVQAGVDSDLHIGENLNHVYPMLPSPEGRRARHEIIRIISGRRGSRAAASTAR, encoded by the coding sequence ATGTCCACCACGTCCAGGACCCTCAAGGTCGTCGGCGGCGCGGCGCTCGTCGCGGGCGCCTTCACCGTCTTCTCCCGCCTGCGCTACCGGCGCTCGGCAATGGCCACGCTCAGCGAGTACGCCGTGCTCCCGACCAAGGCGCTCAGGTCCCGCATGCCGGTGACCGAGTGGATCGCGCGGGTGGCCGGCGGGCCGGAGCCCCGCCGGGCGCTGTCCTTCCCCTTCTGGTCGAGGTCCCACTACGACGTCGAGCGGCGCGACGACGAGGGCATGCCCGTCTACTACGTCAGGCCGTACGCGCCGTCGGACACCGTGGTGGTCTACCTCCACGGCGGCGGCTACATCACCACGGCGTCCCTGGGCCAGTCCCTGCTCATCGACAACCTCGCCCGCCGCACGGGCGCCGACTTCGTGGTGCCGCTCTACCCGCTGGCCCCCCATCACACGTGGCAGGAGGCGCACCGGCTCGTGCTGGACCTGTGCGCGCGCATCCTGTCCGACAACGCGGACAAGCGGGTCATCCTCATGGGCGACAGCGCGGGCGGGGGCCTGGCCCTGGTCATCGCCCTGTCGCTGGCGGAGCGGGGCGTGCGCCAGCCCGACGAGCTGATCCTCCTGTCCCCCTGGGTGGACATCACCCACACCAACCCGGATATCGCCCACTACGCCGACGTCGACCCCCTCATGGACCCCGGTCCGCTCACGGCCGTGGGCGAGTCGTGGGCGGGCGGCACGCCCTCGAGCGACTGGCACCTGTCGCCCATCAACGGGGACCTGTCCGCGCTGCGCCGGGTCACCACCTTCGTGGGCAGCCGGGAGATCTTCCTGCCCGACAACGCACTCCTCCACGACAGGCTGGTGCAGGCCGGCGTCGACTCCGACCTGCACATCGGGGAGAACCTCAACCACGTCTATCCGATGCTCCCCTCCCCCGAGGGGCGCCGGGCCCGCCACGAGATCATCCGGATCATCTCCGGCCGCAGGGGCTCCCGGGCAGCGGCGTCCACCGCCCGCTGA